Within the Heterodontus francisci isolate sHetFra1 chromosome 28, sHetFra1.hap1, whole genome shotgun sequence genome, the region tccctcctcctttccttccctcacccctccctccctcctcctttccttccctcacccctccctcctcctcctttccttccctcacccctccctccctcctcctttccttccctcacccctccctccctcctcctttccttccctcacccctccctccctcctcctttccttccctcacccctccctccctcctcctttccttccctcacccctccctccctcctcctttccttccctcacccctccctccctcctcctttccttccctcacccctccctccctcctcctttccttccctcacccctccctccctcctcctttccttccctcacccctccctccctcctcctttccttccctcacccctccctccctcctcctttccttccctcaccccctcccctcctcctcctttccttccctcaccccatccctccctcctcctttccttccctcacccctccctccctcacccctctgaGTGAATCTCAGACACTCACCTGGCCACCAGGTAACTTCTTTCTGCTGTCAGCTGCAGACAGAGTCCTGCTCCTTGCTGCCGGACtgatctctttctgtctccctctgtcaCCGGGGGGGCTCCGCCTGGGCTCGGCCGCTCACTTTTCCCCCTTCTCCAAGGAAGCAGCAAAGTTGGGAGCCAAATCCGACACCCGCCTCACCGAGGACGCAAACTCCGGCAAGATAAAAAGCTGCCGCCTCGGTTCCTTTCGCCACCGTTCCGTCCTCTTTAACTCTACCAGCCAAGCCCTGAATGACACCGGGGTAATGGACAGGCTCCCAGCTGCGTCTCTTACTCGCCGGAGCTGCGCCCCGTTCCCAGCCCTTTGCACCGATCCCGAAGAGTTTTTTTTTTCCTGGCGCTCGGGCGAGTGACAGCCCCGCCCTCATTAGCATAGCCACGCCCCTCCTGTCACAAAGCCACGCCCCATCTATTAGCATAGCCACGCCCCCTCCCCGGTCATCTTGGGACCCCGCCCCTGACATTTGTAATCCTTGGAGCTCCGCCCATCTCATTTGCATCCGATAGAGCCCCGCCCACTTGGCCCCAACCCCGCCCACTTGGCGCCAACCCGCCCACGGCCGGCGCGCATGACGCGACCAACGCCCCCAGCAGCCCCTTTCCTCTGAAACTTTGCCAACTTTAAAATCCATTTTTGATCCCCGCCGAATATTTAACTCATTAACGGAATGAAGAATCGATTATTAACTGTTTATAATTTTCACATTTGGTAGTCGGCATTTGGTGCACCTCCCCGGGgttgccatggaaacagggcagggcTGGGAGCAGGGAGTCAAAGGGCAATCCTCAGAAAATGTAAATTGAATTCAATTAGCAATATTTCCCTCAGAGCTGAAACATCTCTTATTTTGATCCACTTTCCTTTTTATTGAGTAGAAGGAGAAAAAAAATAATAACGGTTTTAGTGGAAAGACGGCGCGCGCGATGACGTCATAACGCCCGGCGTCGTGACGCACGGCGCGTAAAACCCAACGGCACTTTTTTTTTGAGACAGAAACTGTTCTATTTTTGACCTCTTTCCGCAAAAATAAAACTTTAGGAAAAAGTGAAATAAGTCTCCGGAACAAGGGAAATTAATTTGANNNNNNNNNNNNNNNNNNNNNNNNNNNNNNNNNNNNNNNNNNNNNNNNNNNNNNNNNNNNNNNNNNNNNNNNNNNNNNNNNNNNNNNNNNNNNNNNNNNNNNNNNNNNNNNNNNNNNNNNNNNNNNNNNNNNNNNNNNNNNNNNNNNNNNNNNNNNNNNNNNNNNNNNNNNNNNNNNNNNNNNNNNNNNNNNNNNNNNNNGCCAGTTCCCGCAGTGAAGGCGGGGCCCCAGCGAGGGGGCGAGGTTCCCTTGGTGAAGGCGGGGCCCAGCGAGGGGGCGGGTTCTCAGTAAAGGTGGGGTCCAGCGAGGGGGCGGGTTCTCAGTAAAGGCGGGGCCCAGCGAGGGGGCGGGTTCTCCGTCAAGGCGGGGCGCAGCGAGGGGCGGGTTCTCAGTAAAGGCGGGGCCCAGCGAGGGGGCAGATTCTCAGTAAAGGCGCAGCCCAGCGAGGGGGCGGGTTCTCAGTAAAGGCGGGGCCCAGCGAGGGGGCGGGTTCTCAGTAAAGGCGGGGCCCAGCGAGGGGGCGGGTTCTCAGTAAAGGCGGGGCCCAGCGAGGGGGCAGGTTCTCAGTAAAGGCGGGGCCCAGCGAGGGGGCGGGTTCTCAGTAAAGGCGGGGCCCAGCGAGGGGGCGGGTTCTCAGTAAAGGCGCGGCCCAGCGAGGGGGCGGGTTCTCAGTAAAGGCGGGGTCCAGCGAGGGGGCGGGTTCTCAGTAAAGGCGCGGCCCAGCGAGGGGGCGGGTTCTCAGTAAAGGCGGGGCGCAGCGAGGGGCGGGTTCTCAGTAAAGGCGGGGCCCAGCGAGGGGGCAGATTCTCAGTAAAGGCGCAGCCCAGCGAGGGGGCGGGTTCTCAGTAAAGGCGGGGCCCAGCGAGGGGGCGGGTTCTCAGTAAAGGCGGGGCCCAGCGAGGGGGCGGGTTCTCAGTAAAGGCAGGGCCCAGCGAGGGGGCAGGTTCTCAGTAAAGGCGGGGCCCAGCGAGGGGGCGGGTTCTCAGTAAAGGCGTGGCCCAGCGAGGGGGCGGGTTCTCAGTAAAGGCGGGGCCCAGCGAGGGGGCGGGTTCTCAGTAAAGGCGGGGCCTCAGTGGAGCTGAGATTTGGGCAGGGCCTAACTCTACCCTCCCACCTCCTGCCCAGATATGACAGTAACGCCGGCGGCAGCTCCTCCAGCAGCAATGAGGACGAGAGTGAGGGCGAGAAGGTCAGCAAAGTTCCAGCAAAGAGAGCCAAGGTCGTCAAGGAGAAAACCAAAAAGAAAAGACCAGAGGTAAACTCTGACCTTTCACCCTCCAACTCCTGGGGTGAAACAcaaagagggaactttactctgtatcaaaccccgtattgtacctgtcctgagagtgtttgatgggacagtgtagagggagctttactctgtatctaaccccatacggtacctgtcctgggagtgtttgatggggacagtgcagagggaaatttactctgtatctaaccctgtgctgtacctgtcctgggagtgtttgatggggacagtgcagagggagctttactctgtatctaaccccgtactgtacctgtcctaggagtgtttgatggggacagtgcagagggagctttactctgtatctaacccatggtgtttaatctttgttactgtgtagacGAAGAAGTCAAAGGACAAGGATCCCAATGCTCCCAAGCGGCCCATGTCTGCCTATATGTTGTGGTTGAATGCGAGCAGAGAGAAGATCAAGGCTGACAATCCCGGGATCAGCATCACAGAATTATCGAAGAAAGCGGGAGAGCTGTGGAAATCCATGAGTAAGGATAAGAAGGAGGTAAGGAGTTGAGTTCTATCTTGGTATCTCACAAAGCTCCGCCCCTGCCTCTcaacacatctgctgctgaaaccctgggTCTGTTCCCTTTCTCAGCTCCAGACTCAACAAATCCAACACTGTCCCTGACCAGAGGCCCAGTTTCCACTCTCCGTAACCATTAACTTATCTGAAAGTCCCCTTTCCCGTATCCGAACTTGCACCCATCACCCTCCCCGACCTACACTGACTCTCCGTTCAACAACACttccattttaaaattcacatcctccagttcaaatcccaacatggtcaactcatcccctccctatctgtcttaggcaaaatgttagaagctattattaaagacgttatagcagggaatttagaaaaattcaaggtaatcaggcaaagtcaacatgattttgtgaaagggaaaccatgtttaacccgtttattggagttctttgagggagttacatgtgctgtggataagggggaaccggtggatgtactgtacttagaattccagaaggcatttgataaggtgccacatcaaaggttattgcagaaaataaaagctcatggtgtaaggggaacCGAGTCAGCGAGGATTTTTGCATGTATAGATGATTGGCTAGTTAATGAAACACAGTcgacataaatgggtccttttctggttggcaaaatgtaacgagtggtgtgtcacagggatccgtgctggggcctcaacttttccaatttatataagtgactttgatgaagggaccgaaggtatggttgtcaaatgtgccgatgacacaaagataggtaggtaagtaagctgtgaagaggacaaaaggaggctacaaagggatatagattagttaagtgagtgggcaaagatctggcaaatggagtttaatgtgggaaagagtgaaattgtccattttggcaggaagaataaaaaagaagcatattatctaaatggtgagagattgcagagctctgagatgcagagggatctgggtgtccgagtgcatgaatcacaaaaggttagtatgcaggtacagcacgtaattaggaaagctaagagaatgttattgtttatcacgaggggaattgaatacaaaagtagggcggttatgcttcagctatacagggcattggtgagaccacatctggaatactgtataccagtactggtctccttatttaaggaaggatgtaaatgcgttggagacagtacagagcaggtttactagactaatacctggaatgggcgggttgtcttacgaggaaagattgaacaggctcggcttgtatccactggaatttagaagagtaagaggcgacttgattgaaacaaagatcctgaggggtcttgacagggtggatgtggaaaggatgtttccccttgtgggagaatctagaactaggggtcactgttta harbors:
- the LOC137385201 gene encoding FACT complex subunit SSRP1-like produces the protein METGQGWEQGVKGQSSENGLTLPSHLLPRYDSNAGGSSSSSNEDESEGEKVSKVPAKRAKVVKEKTKKKRPETKKSKDKDPNAPKRPMSAYMLWLNASREKIKADNPGISITELSKKAGELWKSMSKDKKEEWDAKAVTAKKDYEKKMEEYKRSGKAESFKKKKETPKKAKGKSEKQPPPRSVSKSPVKGISDSFKSKEFVSSDESSSESEGSDQEKAASTPATSEESGSD